In Nitrospira sp., one genomic interval encodes:
- a CDS encoding formylglycine-generating enzyme family protein translates to MIAKRAMLLVGLFLLLPLRWPSTNEPVHAQLGQLRKPHGTPEVLLRRDTPMVMVPEGEFLMGSSGTESLEDERPQHRVWLDRYAIDRDEVTTAHYATFLSAERRPAPWQWQEVDLATHGDRPVVGVTWFDAEAYCRWRGARLPTEAEWEKAARGTDGRLFPWGNRMPTAELANFGLGARFSYNQVLVSVQRLAEGLSPYGLSHMAGNVAEWVADWYGVNYYEVSPSNNPTGPEAGSFRVLRGGSWSDLPKYLLTYGRFKLPPDTRNSYTGFRCARSVSPSALP, encoded by the coding sequence GTGATCGCCAAACGCGCGATGCTGTTGGTCGGCCTGTTCCTGCTGCTCCCTCTGCGTTGGCCCTCGACAAACGAGCCCGTGCATGCACAGCTGGGGCAACTTCGGAAACCGCACGGAACCCCCGAGGTGCTGCTCCGCCGGGACACTCCTATGGTCATGGTTCCAGAGGGGGAATTTCTGATGGGAAGCAGCGGAACGGAATCGTTGGAGGATGAACGACCGCAGCATCGAGTCTGGCTGGACCGGTACGCCATCGATCGTGATGAAGTAACGACGGCGCACTATGCGACATTCCTGTCGGCAGAGAGACGTCCGGCCCCTTGGCAATGGCAGGAGGTGGATCTTGCTACGCATGGAGATCGCCCGGTGGTCGGTGTGACCTGGTTTGATGCGGAGGCATACTGCCGTTGGCGCGGGGCTCGTCTCCCGACGGAAGCGGAGTGGGAGAAGGCTGCGCGCGGGACCGATGGCCGCCTGTTTCCCTGGGGGAACCGTATGCCGACGGCGGAGCTGGCCAATTTTGGGCTCGGCGCCAGGTTCAGCTACAACCAGGTGTTGGTCTCGGTGCAGCGACTCGCCGAAGGGCTCAGCCCCTATGGGCTCTCGCACATGGCGGGGAATGTCGCCGAATGGGTGGCGGACTGGTATGGCGTGAACTACTATGAAGTCAGCCCTTCCAACAATCCAACCGGGCCGGAGGCGGGATCCTTTCGGGTCTTGCGTGGCGGGTCGTGGTCGGATCTGCCGAAGTACTTGCTCACCTATGGCCGGTTTAAACTTCCACCGGACACTCGGAACAGTTATACGGGGTTTCGCTGTGCGAGGTCGGTCTCTCCGTCCGCTTTACCGTAA
- the sthA gene encoding Si-specific NAD(P)(+) transhydrogenase → MAHFDLLVIGTGPAGQKAAIQAAKLGKRVGIVERKQVVGGVCTNTGTIPSKSLREAVLYLSGFHQRGLYGASYRVKQDITMEDLTFRANHVIRREIEIIQNQMARNNVEMFFGEASFVDPHRLRITMPDDRVEHTADFIVVACGTIPARPDHIVFDDRTIIDTDGMLGLTQLPKSITIIGGGVIGTEYASILATMGIHVTLIERRPRLLEFVDQEIIEALQYHMRGIGVTLRFNEEVVSVETQPSGQVIVRLKSGKEIGATTVLYSVGRIGASATLNLEAVGLTADARGRLGVNEHYQTAVPHIYAAGDIIGFPALASTSMQQGRHAACHAFGIPFSTQSELMPYGIYSIPEISMVGRNEDELTKNGIPYAVGIARYREIARGQLIGDEIGMLKLLFHNKTRELLGVHAIGDGATELIHIGQTVMAYHGQIDYFVDTVFNYPTLAECYRVAALDGINQLPRPWAPRA, encoded by the coding sequence ATGGCGCACTTCGATCTCCTGGTCATCGGTACGGGTCCTGCCGGTCAGAAGGCCGCCATCCAAGCGGCCAAGCTGGGCAAGCGAGTCGGCATCGTCGAACGGAAACAGGTCGTCGGCGGCGTCTGCACCAATACCGGCACCATTCCCAGCAAATCCCTCCGCGAAGCCGTACTCTACCTCTCCGGCTTCCACCAACGCGGCCTGTACGGCGCCAGCTATCGCGTCAAGCAGGACATCACGATGGAAGACCTCACCTTCCGGGCCAACCACGTGATCCGCCGAGAAATCGAAATCATTCAGAATCAAATGGCTCGCAACAACGTCGAGATGTTTTTCGGCGAAGCGAGCTTCGTGGATCCACACCGGCTCCGCATCACCATGCCGGACGACCGCGTCGAACACACGGCTGACTTCATCGTCGTCGCCTGCGGCACCATCCCCGCCCGTCCCGACCACATCGTGTTCGACGACCGCACGATCATCGACACCGACGGCATGCTCGGGCTCACGCAGTTGCCCAAGTCCATCACGATCATCGGCGGCGGCGTGATCGGAACGGAATATGCCTCCATCCTCGCCACCATGGGGATCCACGTCACCCTCATCGAACGCCGGCCTCGCCTGCTGGAGTTCGTCGACCAGGAGATCATCGAAGCGCTGCAATACCACATGCGCGGCATCGGCGTGACCCTGCGATTCAACGAAGAGGTGGTGTCGGTTGAAACCCAACCGTCAGGACAGGTCATCGTACGGCTGAAGAGCGGAAAGGAGATCGGCGCCACAACCGTGCTCTACTCGGTCGGTCGAATCGGGGCCAGCGCCACGCTCAACCTCGAAGCCGTGGGGTTGACGGCGGATGCCCGCGGACGGCTGGGCGTCAACGAGCACTATCAAACCGCCGTGCCGCATATTTACGCGGCGGGCGACATTATTGGCTTTCCTGCGTTGGCCTCCACCTCCATGCAGCAGGGTCGCCACGCCGCCTGCCATGCGTTCGGCATACCCTTTTCGACACAATCGGAATTGATGCCCTACGGTATTTATTCCATCCCGGAAATCTCCATGGTGGGTCGGAACGAGGATGAGTTGACTAAGAACGGCATCCCCTATGCCGTCGGCATCGCTCGGTATCGCGAAATCGCACGCGGCCAACTCATCGGCGACGAGATCGGCATGCTGAAACTGCTGTTCCATAACAAAACGCGGGAGTTGCTCGGCGTCCACGCCATCGGCGACGGCGCGACCGAACTCATTCACATCGGCCAGACCGTCATGGCCTACCACGGCCAGATCGATTACTTCGTGGACACCGTCTTCAACTATCCCACCCTCGCGGAATGTTATCGCGTGGCCGCGCTGGACGGCATCAATCAACTGCCGCGTCCCTGGGCGCCGAGGGCGTGA
- the thiD gene encoding bifunctional hydroxymethylpyrimidine kinase/phosphomethylpyrimidine kinase — MIKQVLTIAGSDSGGGAGIQADIKALSANGVYAMSVITALTAQNTEEVIDVFEVPPASVAAQLDAIFDDFDVAAVKTGMLSSAEIIRTVVRLLKPQQVTNLVVDPVMVAKGGQALLKPEAVDVMKKDLFPLALLVTPNIHEAQQLSGIEITSLADARRAAKVIHQFGCAHVLIKGGHLPTDRATDLLYDGRFFNVFKGEFIDTPHTHGTGCTYASAIAAHLARGKTIADAVQTAKTYLTEAIRHSLAIGHGKGPTNHFFFLNQG; from the coding sequence ATGATCAAACAAGTCTTGACGATAGCGGGCTCAGATTCGGGCGGCGGAGCAGGGATTCAAGCCGACATCAAGGCCCTGTCGGCCAACGGCGTGTACGCCATGTCCGTGATCACAGCTCTCACGGCTCAAAACACGGAAGAAGTGATTGATGTCTTCGAAGTTCCTCCCGCGAGTGTGGCGGCGCAGCTGGATGCGATTTTCGATGATTTTGACGTGGCGGCGGTCAAAACTGGAATGTTGTCGTCGGCCGAGATCATTCGCACGGTGGTACGGCTGCTCAAACCGCAGCAGGTCACCAACCTCGTGGTAGACCCGGTGATGGTCGCCAAGGGCGGGCAGGCCCTGCTGAAGCCCGAGGCCGTCGATGTCATGAAGAAGGACCTGTTCCCACTGGCCCTGCTGGTCACACCGAATATCCACGAGGCCCAGCAGCTCTCCGGTATCGAAATTACGTCCCTGGCCGACGCCCGACGTGCCGCCAAAGTGATTCATCAATTCGGCTGCGCCCATGTGCTCATCAAGGGCGGGCACTTACCGACCGATCGCGCCACCGACCTCCTCTATGACGGCCGCTTCTTCAATGTCTTCAAGGGGGAGTTCATCGACACCCCGCATACCCATGGCACCGGCTGCACCTACGCGTCGGCGATTGCAGCCCATCTGGCGCGCGGGAAGACCATAGCCGATGCGGTCCAAACCGCCAAGACGTACCTGACCGAGGCCATCAGACATAGTCTGGCCATCGGACATGGGAAAGGACCAACCAACCATTTCTTTTTTCTGAATCAGGGTTAG
- a CDS encoding 50S ribosomal protein L11 methyltransferase, giving the protein MRSTTKRGETVSETEWVQVDVRTSMDAGEVLGLLNDPAVTGAWQEGEVVHLYWPAASCGPETWMRLRQALAQLGHDHAEKAIRIGRLADRDWNEQWARLVEPVRIGRVVIRPSWKSVLPQDDDVTLTIDPKQAFGTGHHATTQLLIAWLQEVVRPHDRVLDMGTGSGILAMVALRLGAAQAVGVDNDPTAIDCAREYAEVNGFDGRLTLSVGDVGSDAAASALEPTLVLANLDRQTLLDCRGPLCGLATGGARLLLSGLLSEQRNEIESAYAAFGVYVKGARERDGWVALEAVAMEGCEGGFCS; this is encoded by the coding sequence ATGAGGTCAACCACCAAGCGAGGCGAGACAGTGTCCGAAACCGAGTGGGTGCAAGTCGACGTGCGGACGTCGATGGATGCCGGAGAAGTGCTCGGCCTGTTGAATGACCCGGCCGTCACCGGGGCCTGGCAAGAGGGCGAGGTTGTCCATCTCTATTGGCCAGCGGCATCCTGCGGGCCGGAGACGTGGATGCGGCTCCGACAGGCGTTGGCGCAGCTGGGGCATGATCATGCGGAGAAGGCCATCCGCATCGGACGACTGGCAGACCGGGATTGGAACGAGCAATGGGCGCGGCTGGTGGAGCCGGTCAGGATCGGGCGTGTGGTCATCAGACCGAGCTGGAAATCCGTGCTGCCTCAAGATGATGACGTGACCTTGACCATCGATCCCAAACAGGCCTTCGGGACTGGGCACCATGCGACGACGCAGCTGCTGATTGCCTGGCTGCAGGAGGTAGTCAGGCCCCACGATCGCGTTTTGGATATGGGAACCGGCAGCGGGATCTTGGCGATGGTGGCTCTGCGTCTAGGGGCGGCGCAGGCGGTGGGCGTGGACAATGATCCGACGGCGATCGACTGTGCGCGTGAGTATGCCGAGGTCAACGGGTTCGACGGACGGCTCACGCTGTCGGTGGGCGATGTAGGGTCGGACGCCGCCGCTTCGGCGCTCGAACCCACGCTCGTTTTGGCCAACTTGGATCGCCAAACCCTGTTGGATTGCCGCGGGCCATTGTGCGGCTTGGCGACCGGGGGGGCGAGGCTCCTGCTGTCCGGGTTGCTGAGTGAGCAGCGCAACGAGATCGAATCCGCTTACGCGGCTTTCGGCGTGTACGTCAAAGGGGCTCGCGAGCGGGACGGATGGGTCGCGCTGGAAGCGGTTGCCATGGAAGGCTGCGAAGGGGGATTCTGCTCTTGA
- a CDS encoding HEAT repeat domain-containing protein — protein MTDRASSATVLTPREVGLHLGGLLLVMGLLALWYWLSTGARAVPSLIEMLGDDDPSTRVAAAEQLGHIGQAAQAAAPALSAQATRDVNQHANTTAAAALKSIDLTTARHVMTHFSSRLQDQDAQQRRTAAAVLGSLGPVAQPAVPALLTAAHDPDDLVRRNALAALGSIGIPAPLITAALVEGLHDASSIVRHGAVSQFAFMVPVPEEAASALTAVLTSGDPTLATLAGRAIERSKQDPSPARALAMMIQYRTAREYALHQLAQLGPAAHEALSAVLPLLEDDQPFIRYLAAQTIHAMGPAAQSATTVLQRHREDRDPVVQASIAEALAAIDPSPTSPGQAAQGLSR, from the coding sequence ATGACCGACCGTGCCTCATCAGCCACCGTCCTGACGCCACGTGAAGTCGGCCTGCATCTCGGCGGCTTACTGCTGGTGATGGGACTCCTGGCGCTCTGGTACTGGCTTTCGACCGGTGCGCGCGCCGTCCCAAGCCTCATTGAAATGCTCGGCGATGACGATCCGTCGACAAGGGTGGCGGCGGCAGAGCAACTGGGCCACATCGGCCAGGCAGCCCAGGCCGCTGCGCCGGCGCTGTCGGCTCAAGCCACCAGAGACGTGAACCAACATGCCAACACGACGGCGGCCGCCGCCCTGAAGTCCATCGACCTAACCACGGCGCGACACGTCATGACTCATTTCAGTTCCAGGTTGCAGGATCAGGATGCTCAGCAGCGCCGGACCGCCGCGGCAGTGCTCGGCAGCCTCGGGCCGGTCGCACAGCCGGCCGTACCCGCCCTGTTGACGGCGGCGCACGATCCCGATGACCTTGTTCGGCGGAACGCGCTGGCGGCCCTCGGAAGCATCGGCATTCCCGCCCCTCTCATCACGGCGGCCTTAGTGGAAGGCCTGCACGATGCCTCCTCCATCGTGCGGCATGGAGCCGTCTCCCAGTTTGCCTTTATGGTTCCGGTGCCGGAGGAGGCAGCATCCGCTCTGACGGCAGTGCTCACTAGCGGCGATCCCACATTAGCGACCCTTGCCGGTCGAGCCATCGAACGGTCCAAACAGGACCCCTCTCCAGCGCGAGCCCTCGCCATGATGATTCAGTATCGAACGGCGCGCGAGTACGCGCTGCACCAGCTCGCGCAACTCGGCCCGGCGGCCCATGAGGCCCTCTCGGCCGTGCTTCCGTTGCTTGAGGACGACCAGCCGTTCATTCGATACCTGGCAGCCCAGACGATCCATGCAATGGGACCTGCCGCGCAGTCCGCCACCACCGTTCTGCAGCGGCATCGCGAAGACCGTGACCCAGTGGTGCAGGCGAGCATCGCAGAGGCCTTGGCGGCGATCGATCCGTCACCAACCTCTCCAGGACAGGCAGCACAGGGACTCAGCCGATGA
- the tenA gene encoding thiaminase II yields the protein MSFSNHLRKLAQPVWDAQLTHPFVVALGKGTLPERKFRYYILQDARFLGDLAKVFAAGALRAPDSESALRFAKLAEETITVERSLHENYGKRWNLSAQAMLNEPMAPTNYAYTRHMLAVAQGGTATEIAVVALPCAWIYCVVGKHLLQDGPPSTKHPYRAWLLLYASPEFEAVQEWMRAKVDAWARVAGYEEKKRMEQAFIVSSKYEWMFWEMAWNEEKWPV from the coding sequence ATGTCGTTTTCGAATCATCTTCGAAAGTTGGCTCAACCCGTGTGGGACGCCCAGCTGACGCACCCCTTCGTCGTGGCCTTGGGGAAGGGCACCCTGCCCGAACGCAAATTCCGCTACTACATTCTGCAAGACGCTCGTTTCCTCGGTGACCTCGCCAAGGTCTTCGCTGCCGGGGCATTGCGCGCACCGGACTCCGAATCGGCCCTCCGTTTCGCCAAGCTGGCCGAAGAAACCATTACCGTCGAACGCAGCCTGCACGAAAATTACGGCAAGCGCTGGAACCTGTCCGCCCAGGCCATGCTCAACGAGCCGATGGCCCCCACCAACTACGCTTACACCCGCCACATGCTCGCCGTGGCCCAAGGGGGCACCGCCACCGAAATCGCGGTGGTCGCCCTGCCCTGTGCCTGGATCTATTGCGTGGTCGGCAAACACCTGCTCCAAGACGGTCCACCCTCGACCAAACATCCCTACCGCGCCTGGCTGCTACTCTACGCTTCTCCGGAATTCGAAGCCGTGCAGGAATGGATGCGCGCCAAGGTGGACGCCTGGGCCCGCGTGGCGGGCTATGAGGAAAAGAAAAGGATGGAACAGGCCTTCATCGTCAGCTCGAAATACGAGTGGATGTTTTGGGAGATGGCCTGGAATGAGGAGAAGTGGCCGGTGTAA
- a CDS encoding methyltransferase domain-containing protein — protein MKRELEAELMDDADQARAYAQADFAEENQGFVNRFREYFPDWSGGHAVDLGCGPADIPIRFARAFPDARVTAVDASRPMLDLAARAVAEAGLTHRIALCCERLQTLQLPEAADVLLSNSLLHHLPNPLQFWVRLRQLAKPGACILVMDLLRPESPEAARAIVQQYTADEDPILQRDFYHSLLAAFTEDEVAGQLAHMNLSRLLIDVPDDRHWVVGGIIP, from the coding sequence ATGAAGCGAGAACTTGAAGCGGAATTGATGGATGATGCGGACCAGGCCCGCGCCTACGCCCAGGCCGATTTCGCGGAAGAGAATCAAGGGTTTGTCAACCGGTTTCGAGAATACTTTCCAGACTGGAGCGGCGGCCATGCCGTGGACTTGGGCTGTGGGCCGGCCGACATTCCGATACGCTTTGCCCGCGCCTTTCCCGACGCGCGGGTGACGGCGGTGGATGCCAGCCGGCCCATGCTGGACCTCGCGGCGAGAGCGGTGGCGGAGGCAGGTTTGACCCATCGTATCGCGCTCTGTTGCGAGCGGCTCCAAACTTTGCAGCTGCCGGAGGCGGCGGATGTGCTCCTCTCCAACAGCCTGCTCCATCACCTTCCGAATCCGTTGCAGTTCTGGGTGCGTCTCAGGCAATTGGCCAAACCCGGAGCCTGTATCCTGGTCATGGATCTGTTACGTCCGGAATCCCCCGAGGCGGCTCGGGCCATCGTCCAGCAATATACCGCCGATGAAGACCCCATCCTGCAGCGCGATTTTTACCACTCGCTGCTGGCCGCGTTTACCGAAGATGAAGTCGCCGGCCAGTTGGCGCACATGAACCTGTCCCGGCTGCTCATCGACGTGCCGGATGACCGACATTGGGTCGTGGGTGGCATCATCCCGTGA
- a CDS encoding alpha/beta fold hydrolase: MEQLLSFQDRLGHRIAAVLATPDRPTDRVALLCHGFLSHKNSSSNLALTQRLTSRGVATFRFDCFGHGDSEGPFAKLTTTTGVGQTGSALDYLVNRGYRRLALVGSSFGGLLSILATAEWMTRHRSQPDSVPPLACLALKCPVVDFGEELLLELGEQGLQQWKATNSIPDLHGGPRRIPLDFAFYEDCLQRIAYEPARTITTPTLIAQGDADEYVPLHQSRRLLDALAGIKRLEILPGADHRFTRETDFERMLTLLTDWVIHHSSS, encoded by the coding sequence ATGGAACAGCTCCTTTCATTTCAAGACCGGCTCGGCCACCGCATCGCCGCGGTGCTCGCCACACCGGATCGACCGACGGATCGCGTCGCCCTGCTCTGCCATGGATTTCTGTCCCATAAGAATAGCAGCAGCAATCTCGCCCTCACTCAGCGTCTCACGAGCCGCGGGGTTGCAACGTTTCGATTCGACTGTTTCGGTCACGGGGACAGCGAAGGCCCCTTCGCGAAACTGACCACCACGACAGGAGTCGGGCAAACAGGCTCCGCGTTGGACTATCTGGTCAACCGCGGGTACCGGCGGCTGGCCCTCGTCGGCTCCAGTTTCGGCGGCCTTCTATCGATTCTCGCGACCGCCGAATGGATGACCAGACATCGCTCGCAGCCGGACTCTGTTCCTCCGCTCGCCTGCCTTGCGCTGAAGTGTCCGGTCGTCGATTTCGGCGAAGAACTGCTGCTGGAGTTGGGCGAGCAGGGGCTTCAGCAATGGAAAGCCACCAACAGCATTCCCGACCTCCATGGAGGCCCCCGGCGTATTCCGCTCGACTTTGCCTTTTATGAAGACTGCCTGCAACGCATCGCCTATGAACCGGCCCGCACCATCACCACGCCGACCCTGATCGCCCAAGGGGACGCGGATGAATATGTCCCGCTCCATCAAAGCCGTCGACTCCTCGATGCCCTCGCGGGCATCAAACGATTGGAGATCTTGCCCGGTGCCGATCATCGGTTTACACGAGAGACCGACTTCGAACGCATGTTGACCCTGCTGACCGACTGGGTCATTCACCATTCCTCCTCCTAA
- the tpx gene encoding thiol peroxidase, with protein MMSTTIPSFRIAIQAGLVMVLTLGLSACGNVPLPGHRDFSYKELPVADGSAKAGEGHNILFQGKPLMLSGMGVQVGDQVRDVKLVQTDLSLLNINETKGKGKVRIISVVPSLDTKVCEQQTHYLSEKNKGLDRMVELITVSIDTPFAQKRFAEEAKIGNVTFLSDFRGADFGKAHGLLLKDLHILSRAILVVDKDNKVRYLQITPELGQLPDMEEAFRFARSLVTAS; from the coding sequence ATGATGTCGACGACCATTCCTTCATTTCGTATTGCGATACAGGCGGGTCTTGTGATGGTGCTCACCCTCGGGCTCAGCGCTTGCGGCAACGTTCCGCTTCCCGGCCACCGAGACTTTTCCTACAAAGAGTTGCCGGTCGCCGACGGGAGCGCCAAGGCCGGCGAAGGCCACAATATCCTGTTCCAGGGTAAGCCGTTGATGCTCTCCGGCATGGGCGTCCAGGTCGGAGACCAGGTACGAGACGTGAAACTGGTCCAGACCGACCTCTCCCTGCTCAACATCAACGAAACCAAGGGCAAGGGCAAGGTCCGTATCATCAGCGTCGTCCCGTCCCTCGACACCAAGGTCTGCGAGCAGCAGACCCATTATCTCAGCGAAAAGAACAAGGGCCTCGACCGCATGGTGGAACTCATCACCGTCAGCATCGACACCCCCTTCGCCCAAAAGCGATTTGCGGAGGAGGCCAAGATCGGCAACGTGACGTTCCTCTCGGATTTTCGCGGAGCCGATTTCGGCAAGGCCCATGGGCTCTTGCTCAAGGATCTGCACATCCTCAGTCGGGCCATTCTGGTGGTGGACAAGGACAACAAGGTCCGGTATCTCCAAATCACCCCGGAGTTGGGGCAACTGCCTGACATGGAGGAAGCCTTTCGGTTTGCGCGCTCGCTGGTGACGGCGAGCTGA